From Anopheles coluzzii chromosome 3, AcolN3, whole genome shotgun sequence, the proteins below share one genomic window:
- the LOC120957078 gene encoding uncharacterized protein LOC120957078 isoform X1: protein MLPVSINFSKFYNRLCLLVTVVITVSLARIRAENCGQEELAKCARPFQVIQSTTDLSIATKKEDLDKICPDLNNGLQCIRSYTRRCMTLEQRNRFNKLYNGTHQFVRDLCREGDYQREFLSHAPCLQKVRPDYEVCGRRYHHTVTLITQQSQQHEARQHQHQHGHQHQAQEQTALEESREHQHERRHRNHRTASRTDEDDVRTVCCSFMEYLDCSESAARNTCGHDTASFTRGFLDKMSSTLIKMYCEDYYKSNKCPSMYSSSSSSSWSQLHSATLLLVPTIISTISSWTSAWWSFRSDASLRLR from the exons atgcTTCCAGTTTCCATCAATTTTAGCAAATTCTACAACAGATTATGTTTACTGGTCACAGTCGTTATAACCG TGAGTCTAGCGCGAATACGGGCAGAAAACTGTGGTCAGGAGGAGCTGGCCAAGTGTGCCCGCCCATTCCAAGTGATACAATCGACGACGGATCTGTCCATAGCGACGAAAAAGGAGGATCTGGATAAAATATGCCC TGATCTTAACAACGGTCTGCAGTGCATACGAAGCTACACGCGACGCTGTATGACCCTGGAGCAGCGGAACCGCTTCAACAAGCTGTACAACGGTACCCACCAGTTCGTGCGAGACCTCTGCCGGGAGGGTGACTACCAGCGCGAGTTCCTTTCACACGCACCCTGTCTACAGAAGGTGCGACCGGACTACGAAGTGTGCGGGCGGCGATACCATCACACCGTGACACTCATAACGCAACAGTCGCAACAGCACGAGGCCCGCCAACATCAGCACCAGCACGGTCATCAGCACCAGGCGCAGGAACAGACGGCCCTGGAGGAGTCAAGGGAACATCAGCACGAACGGCGCCATCGGAACCATCGCACGGCAAGCCGCACGGATGAGGATGACGTGCGAACGGTGTGCTGTTCCTTTATGGAGTATCTCGACTGTTCGGAATCGGCCGCGAGGAATACGTGCGGCCATGATACGGCAAGTTTCACGCGCGGTTTCTTGGACAAGATGTCGTCGACGTTAATAAag ATGTACTGCGAAGACTActataaatcaaacaaatgtcCATCGATGTACTCATCGTCGTCTAGCAGTAGTTGGAGTCAATTACACAGCGCAACTTTACTGCTAGTTCCCACGATCATCAGTACCATCAGCAGCTGGACGTCTGCGTGGTGGTCGTTTCGATCAGATGCTTCTTTACGGTTACGATAA
- the LOC120957078 gene encoding uncharacterized protein LOC120957078 isoform X2, with translation MSLARIRAENCGQEELAKCARPFQVIQSTTDLSIATKKEDLDKICPDLNNGLQCIRSYTRRCMTLEQRNRFNKLYNGTHQFVRDLCREGDYQREFLSHAPCLQKVRPDYEVCGRRYHHTVTLITQQSQQHEARQHQHQHGHQHQAQEQTALEESREHQHERRHRNHRTASRTDEDDVRTVCCSFMEYLDCSESAARNTCGHDTASFTRGFLDKMSSTLIKMYCEDYYKSNKCPSMYSSSSSSSWSQLHSATLLLVPTIISTISSWTSAWWSFRSDASLRLR, from the exons A TGAGTCTAGCGCGAATACGGGCAGAAAACTGTGGTCAGGAGGAGCTGGCCAAGTGTGCCCGCCCATTCCAAGTGATACAATCGACGACGGATCTGTCCATAGCGACGAAAAAGGAGGATCTGGATAAAATATGCCC TGATCTTAACAACGGTCTGCAGTGCATACGAAGCTACACGCGACGCTGTATGACCCTGGAGCAGCGGAACCGCTTCAACAAGCTGTACAACGGTACCCACCAGTTCGTGCGAGACCTCTGCCGGGAGGGTGACTACCAGCGCGAGTTCCTTTCACACGCACCCTGTCTACAGAAGGTGCGACCGGACTACGAAGTGTGCGGGCGGCGATACCATCACACCGTGACACTCATAACGCAACAGTCGCAACAGCACGAGGCCCGCCAACATCAGCACCAGCACGGTCATCAGCACCAGGCGCAGGAACAGACGGCCCTGGAGGAGTCAAGGGAACATCAGCACGAACGGCGCCATCGGAACCATCGCACGGCAAGCCGCACGGATGAGGATGACGTGCGAACGGTGTGCTGTTCCTTTATGGAGTATCTCGACTGTTCGGAATCGGCCGCGAGGAATACGTGCGGCCATGATACGGCAAGTTTCACGCGCGGTTTCTTGGACAAGATGTCGTCGACGTTAATAAag ATGTACTGCGAAGACTActataaatcaaacaaatgtcCATCGATGTACTCATCGTCGTCTAGCAGTAGTTGGAGTCAATTACACAGCGCAACTTTACTGCTAGTTCCCACGATCATCAGTACCATCAGCAGCTGGACGTCTGCGTGGTGGTCGTTTCGATCAGATGCTTCTTTACGGTTACGATAA